The Desulfovibrio sp. Huiquan2017 genome includes a window with the following:
- the polA gene encoding DNA polymerase I, which produces MSLKERLHFDKDPVYLIDGTALLYRAFYARADLSRSDGFPTNAINTVMRVLMNLLKEENPRHVGFLMDGKGPTFRNELYDKYKANRPSMPEPLVEQVEPVRRGVELLGIKLLVSEGVEADDCICSLAARYKADRPVIILASDKDIKQCLDDQVVMVSQMGRKETIHTLASFREAEGMEPATWPDFQAVIGDSADNIPGIPGIGPVTARKIFAATGPTLEALRDNLDALPDKLRAKVEPELDQVFTYRELTRMQTDCCEQDVDFFRLQSPDLSALNGYFEEYELHGLQRLLPRDTGGAAKAPLAETVKKAAKSAPKDGMLSLFGDAPAAPVADTPEEPLEVNVAATVDELPDLGGEDVGLTFEDDAFFLGVNGREYRYAGPAEELVRKIGHASVIATPSVQDLLRAAPAWGYVLSSQWFDLSLAAYLLDPEARNYTWARLRQSLFQDGRPEFADAARGLHPHSQGLAALAYMTGIRGQVEGAHLNTLMRELEIPLIPVLVSMERAGISIDNAAFQAFLDDVSKQLDGLTRSILGFADEEFNIRSSQQLAVVLFDKLGIKAGSKTSTGLRSTANQVLEKIRDQHPIVDAVLEFRMLEKLRSTYLEPLPKMVGPDGRLHTHFNQLSTATGRLSSSQPNLQNIPIRGVHGPRMRACFNAADGNLLAAADYSQVELRVLAHFSKDPALIDAFKHGEDIHARTAALIHDKDIAAVTPDERRGAKTINFGLIYGMGVQKLARELQIKQTEAQDFTEKYFEKMATLKAYYDTIVKDAETHGFVTTLAGRRRLLPELHSRNNQLAAQARRQAINTVIQGSAADIIKMAMVQAHKDKQLKELEAQLILQVHDELIIEAPSANIEKAGARLLEIMQTVAKLDVPLKVDMGVGKNWAEAH; this is translated from the coding sequence ATGTCGTTAAAAGAACGCCTCCATTTCGATAAGGACCCGGTGTACCTCATCGACGGTACCGCCCTGCTCTATCGCGCCTTCTACGCCCGCGCCGACCTATCCCGCTCGGATGGGTTCCCGACTAATGCCATCAACACGGTCATGCGCGTGCTCATGAACCTGCTCAAGGAAGAGAATCCGCGCCACGTGGGCTTTCTCATGGATGGCAAGGGCCCGACCTTCCGCAACGAATTGTACGATAAGTACAAGGCCAACCGACCGTCCATGCCCGAGCCTCTGGTGGAGCAGGTGGAGCCGGTGCGCCGGGGCGTGGAGCTGCTGGGCATCAAGCTGCTGGTTTCCGAGGGCGTGGAGGCGGACGACTGCATCTGCTCCCTGGCGGCCCGCTACAAGGCGGACCGGCCCGTGATCATCCTGGCCTCGGACAAGGACATCAAGCAGTGCCTGGACGATCAGGTGGTCATGGTCAGCCAGATGGGCCGCAAGGAGACCATCCACACCCTCGCTTCCTTTCGCGAGGCCGAGGGCATGGAGCCCGCCACCTGGCCGGACTTCCAGGCGGTCATCGGCGACTCGGCGGACAACATCCCGGGCATCCCCGGCATCGGCCCGGTGACCGCGCGCAAGATATTCGCCGCCACCGGCCCCACTCTGGAGGCCTTGCGCGACAATCTGGACGCCCTGCCCGACAAGCTGCGCGCCAAGGTCGAGCCCGAGCTGGATCAGGTCTTCACCTACCGCGAACTGACCCGCATGCAGACCGACTGCTGCGAACAGGATGTGGACTTTTTCCGGCTGCAATCGCCGGACCTGTCCGCCCTGAACGGCTATTTCGAAGAATACGAGCTGCACGGATTGCAACGGCTCCTGCCTAGGGATACGGGCGGCGCGGCCAAGGCCCCGCTGGCCGAAACCGTCAAGAAGGCGGCCAAATCCGCCCCCAAGGACGGCATGCTTTCCCTGTTCGGCGACGCCCCGGCCGCCCCGGTTGCGGACACCCCCGAGGAACCGCTGGAGGTGAACGTGGCCGCGACCGTGGACGAATTGCCGGACCTGGGCGGCGAGGATGTGGGGCTGACCTTCGAGGACGACGCCTTTTTCCTGGGCGTGAACGGTCGGGAGTACCGTTACGCGGGCCCAGCCGAAGAACTGGTGCGCAAGATCGGGCACGCCTCGGTCATCGCCACGCCGAGCGTGCAGGATCTGCTGCGTGCGGCCCCGGCGTGGGGCTACGTGCTGTCGAGCCAGTGGTTCGACCTCAGCCTGGCCGCCTACCTGCTCGACCCCGAAGCGCGCAACTACACCTGGGCGCGGCTCAGGCAATCCCTGTTCCAGGACGGCCGCCCGGAGTTCGCGGACGCCGCGCGCGGGCTGCATCCTCATTCCCAGGGACTGGCCGCCCTGGCCTACATGACGGGCATCCGGGGACAGGTGGAAGGCGCACATCTGAATACGCTCATGCGCGAACTGGAAATTCCGCTCATCCCGGTGCTGGTGTCCATGGAACGAGCGGGCATCTCCATCGACAACGCGGCCTTCCAGGCATTCTTGGACGACGTCAGCAAGCAGTTGGACGGACTGACCCGGTCGATCCTCGGCTTTGCGGACGAGGAATTCAACATCCGGTCGAGCCAACAACTCGCCGTGGTCCTGTTCGACAAGCTCGGGATCAAGGCGGGCTCCAAGACCTCCACGGGGCTGCGTTCCACGGCCAACCAGGTGCTCGAAAAAATCCGCGACCAACATCCCATCGTGGACGCGGTGCTGGAATTCCGCATGCTCGAAAAGCTGCGCTCCACCTATCTGGAGCCGCTGCCCAAGATGGTCGGCCCGGACGGCCGCCTGCACACCCATTTCAACCAATTGTCCACGGCCACAGGCAGACTGTCCAGCTCGCAACCCAACTTGCAGAACATCCCCATCCGGGGCGTACACGGCCCGAGGATGCGCGCCTGCTTCAACGCGGCGGACGGCAACCTGCTGGCCGCGGCGGACTACTCGCAGGTCGAATTACGCGTCCTGGCCCATTTCTCCAAGGACCCGGCGTTGATCGACGCCTTCAAGCACGGCGAGGACATCCACGCGCGCACGGCGGCGCTGATCCACGACAAGGACATCGCGGCGGTCACGCCCGACGAGCGGCGCGGGGCCAAGACCATCAACTTCGGCCTGATCTACGGCATGGGCGTGCAGAAACTGGCCCGCGAGCTTCAGATCAAGCAGACCGAGGCCCAGGATTTCACGGAGAAATACTTCGAAAAGATGGCCACCCTGAAGGCGTACTACGACACCATCGTCAAGGACGCCGAGACCCACGGCTTCGTGACCACCCTGGCCGGACGCCGCCGCCTGCTGCCCGAACTCCACTCGCGCAACAACCAGCTCGCGGCCCAGGCCCGCCGCCAGGCCATCAACACGGTCATCCAGGGCTCGGCCGCCGACATCATCAAAATGGCCATGGTCCAGGCCCACAAGGACAAACAGCTCAAGGAACTCGAAGCCCAGCTCATCCTCCAGGTCCACGATGAACTCATCATCGAAGCCCCGTCCGCCAACATAGAAAAGGCGGGCGCCCGCCTACTGGAAATCATGCAGACCGTCGCCAAACTGGACGTCCCGCTGAAAGTGGATATGGGCGTTGGGAAAAATTGGGCGGAGGCGCATTAG
- a CDS encoding transporter substrate-binding domain-containing protein gives MLRRLFGWGGRFLLGCCLAVVLLAPSAAFAAGPLRVVYPDYWPFFTRDGGQEMTGFFYDIVHEALGRMGIESMWRAYPWSRCQVLVQSGEADAMITVPTAERLVYAATHADPFYLKQLKVFTTSDHPRLAAIRNIRSIDDIYRMGLVVITYHGNGWNDKYIRSRGIKIYESPLLKNVWLMLANHRGDIAIEWPMAAWPLIREGGVANRIVETDVSLDAMPFHLLVNRDSAYAGRLPEFNSVIKQMRAEGRIKAILAKYGARQ, from the coding sequence ATGTTGCGAAGATTGTTCGGTTGGGGCGGGCGATTCTTGCTTGGCTGTTGCCTGGCGGTCGTGCTCCTGGCCCCTTCGGCTGCTTTTGCGGCCGGGCCTCTTCGCGTGGTGTATCCTGATTACTGGCCGTTTTTTACGCGGGACGGCGGGCAGGAGATGACCGGCTTCTTCTATGATATCGTCCATGAGGCCCTGGGCCGCATGGGTATCGAGTCCATGTGGCGGGCCTACCCGTGGAGCCGTTGCCAGGTCCTGGTCCAATCCGGCGAAGCCGATGCCATGATCACCGTGCCCACGGCCGAGCGGCTGGTCTACGCGGCCACCCACGCCGATCCCTTTTATCTCAAGCAACTCAAGGTATTCACCACTTCGGATCATCCCCGTCTGGCGGCGATCCGCAACATTCGATCCATCGACGACATCTACCGCATGGGCCTAGTGGTGATCACCTACCATGGCAACGGCTGGAACGATAAATACATCCGTTCGCGGGGGATCAAGATCTACGAGTCCCCGCTGCTCAAGAACGTCTGGCTCATGCTGGCCAACCACCGGGGCGACATCGCCATCGAATGGCCCATGGCCGCGTGGCCGCTCATCCGCGAGGGCGGGGTGGCGAACCGCATCGTGGAGACGGATGTTTCCCTGGACGCCATGCCTTTCCATCTGCTTGTCAATCGGGACAGCGCTTATGCGGGTCGGCTGCCTGAATTCAATTCGGTCATCAAGCAGATGCGTGCCGAGGGGCGTATTAAGGCTATTTTGGCGAAGTATGGGGCCAGGCAATAG
- a CDS encoding multidrug efflux RND transporter permease subunit: MFVRFFIDRPIFASVMAIIILLVGVLSLFALPIAQYPQISPPSVSVQASYTGADAETVEQSVAAPIEEQVNGAQDMMYMKSISANDGSMNLTVTFELGRDLELATVDVQNRVNLAAPQLPQDVRNTGISVRKQSPEFVLIVSLTSDKPEYDTLFLNNYGKINLYDALRRINGVGDVNMFGDLDYGMRLWLDPDRLASYNLTVSDVINAVEEQNTQAPAGQIGMPPTPKDQQFQMTLRVKGRLGDPDEFGNIILKAEADGSTVRIKDVARVELGAKNYFTFARLNGQPNASMLIYQLPGSNALDVAKQVRATMEDLSRYFPEGVHYSIPYDTTRFVNSSIDEVMETLYEALILVFLVVFVFLQNWRTTVIPMVCVPVSLIGTFALFPVLGFSINTLTLFGLVLAIGIVVDDAIVVVEATQRNIDEEGMTPKEATKKAMSEVTGPVIASTLVLIAVFVPVGFMGGITGQLYKQFALTLSVSVAISSINALTLSPALSALILRPYKPIRGPLGWFFDRFNSMFDWATKRYNAAVAAMVRRAFLGVLVVAVLVGACGGLFASLPSSFVPDEDQGYFIINASLPEGASLERSDVVMHKIEDYLKTAPGVHNYVVLGGFNLLTGAYSSYTSAIFVVLDDWSERTTPELSLKSIMGKAQKTFWSIQEAVVMAFSPPPIPGLSSTGGLQFELQDRSGNTVGELASVTRQYIAEASKRPEIANLFTTFSDSVPQYFVEIDRDKVKKLGVPMSDVFKTLQTYLGGYYINDFNKYGRTYRVMAQAESQFRTRLEDLNRFYMRSNSGQMVPLSTLSHAKRITGPEYIQRYNVFRTVEINAATPAGYSSGQTMDAMEEVARQNLPDGYGFDWTAIAYQEKYAGGQTGLIFVLAIVMVFLVLAAQYESWTTPFAVILCVPLGIFGGMSAQWLRGLDNNVYAQVGLIMLIGLAAKNAIMIVEYAKDKHDAGMSILEAAKAAAALRFRPILMTSFAFILGVIPLVRASGAGSASRHALGTSVFGGMIAATLLGVLVVPSLYTAIQGAGSWIGRFLRREGIANKKEK, translated from the coding sequence ATGTTCGTCCGTTTCTTCATCGACCGCCCCATCTTCGCCTCGGTGATGGCCATCATCATCCTGCTGGTGGGCGTGCTTTCTCTGTTCGCCCTGCCCATCGCCCAGTATCCGCAGATCTCGCCGCCTTCGGTCAGCGTCCAGGCCTCCTACACCGGAGCCGACGCCGAGACCGTGGAGCAGTCCGTGGCCGCGCCCATCGAGGAACAGGTCAACGGGGCTCAGGACATGATGTACATGAAGTCCATCTCGGCCAACGACGGCTCCATGAACCTGACCGTGACCTTCGAACTGGGCCGCGACCTGGAGCTGGCCACCGTGGACGTGCAGAACCGCGTCAATCTGGCCGCGCCTCAGTTGCCCCAGGACGTCCGCAACACCGGTATTTCCGTGCGCAAGCAATCGCCGGAGTTCGTGCTTATCGTCTCCCTGACCTCGGACAAGCCCGAGTACGACACCCTGTTCCTGAACAACTACGGCAAGATCAATCTCTATGATGCCCTTCGGCGCATCAATGGCGTCGGCGATGTGAACATGTTCGGCGATTTGGACTACGGCATGCGGCTGTGGCTCGATCCGGACAGGCTGGCCTCCTACAATCTGACGGTCAGCGACGTGATCAATGCCGTGGAGGAGCAGAACACCCAGGCTCCGGCTGGACAGATCGGCATGCCGCCCACACCCAAGGACCAGCAGTTCCAGATGACCCTGCGCGTCAAGGGGCGGCTGGGCGATCCCGACGAATTCGGCAACATCATCCTCAAGGCCGAGGCCGACGGTTCCACCGTGCGCATCAAGGATGTGGCCCGGGTGGAGCTCGGGGCCAAGAATTATTTCACGTTCGCGCGGCTGAACGGCCAGCCCAACGCCTCCATGCTCATCTACCAGCTGCCCGGGTCCAACGCCCTGGACGTGGCCAAGCAGGTGCGGGCGACCATGGAGGACCTGTCCCGGTATTTCCCGGAGGGCGTCCATTATTCCATCCCCTACGACACCACCCGGTTCGTGAATTCGTCCATCGACGAGGTCATGGAGACCTTGTACGAGGCGCTGATCCTCGTCTTCCTGGTGGTTTTCGTGTTCTTGCAGAACTGGCGCACGACCGTCATTCCCATGGTCTGCGTGCCGGTCTCCCTGATCGGAACCTTCGCGCTGTTCCCCGTGCTCGGGTTCTCCATCAACACCCTGACCCTGTTCGGCTTGGTTCTGGCCATCGGCATCGTGGTTGACGACGCCATCGTGGTGGTGGAGGCGACCCAGCGTAATATCGACGAGGAGGGCATGACCCCCAAGGAGGCCACCAAGAAGGCCATGAGCGAGGTCACCGGCCCGGTCATCGCCAGCACGCTGGTGCTTATCGCGGTGTTCGTCCCCGTGGGCTTCATGGGCGGCATCACCGGGCAGTTGTACAAGCAGTTCGCCCTGACCCTGTCCGTGTCCGTGGCCATCTCGTCCATCAACGCCCTGACCCTGTCCCCGGCCCTGTCGGCCCTGATCCTGCGGCCGTACAAGCCCATCCGCGGGCCGCTCGGCTGGTTCTTCGACAGGTTCAACTCCATGTTCGACTGGGCCACCAAGCGGTACAATGCGGCCGTGGCGGCCATGGTTCGGCGCGCCTTCCTGGGCGTGCTCGTGGTGGCCGTGCTTGTGGGCGCGTGCGGCGGGCTGTTCGCCTCCTTGCCGTCCAGCTTCGTGCCGGACGAGGACCAGGGGTATTTCATTATCAATGCTTCCCTGCCCGAGGGCGCGTCCCTGGAGCGTTCCGATGTGGTCATGCACAAGATCGAGGACTACCTCAAGACCGCTCCGGGCGTGCACAACTACGTGGTGCTCGGCGGGTTCAACCTCCTGACCGGGGCGTACTCCTCGTACACCTCGGCGATCTTCGTGGTCCTGGACGACTGGTCCGAGCGGACCACGCCGGAACTGTCGCTCAAGTCCATCATGGGCAAGGCGCAGAAGACCTTCTGGTCCATCCAGGAAGCGGTGGTCATGGCCTTTTCGCCGCCGCCCATTCCCGGCCTGTCCTCAACCGGCGGGCTTCAGTTCGAGCTTCAGGACCGCTCCGGGAATACCGTGGGCGAGCTGGCCTCCGTGACCAGGCAGTACATCGCCGAAGCCTCCAAGCGCCCGGAGATAGCCAACCTGTTCACCACCTTCAGCGACAGTGTGCCGCAGTACTTCGTGGAGATCGACCGCGACAAGGTCAAGAAGCTCGGCGTGCCCATGTCGGATGTGTTCAAGACGCTGCAAACCTATCTCGGCGGCTACTACATCAACGACTTCAACAAGTACGGGCGCACCTACCGGGTCATGGCCCAGGCCGAATCCCAGTTCCGCACCCGGCTTGAGGACCTGAACAGGTTCTATATGCGCTCCAATTCCGGCCAGATGGTCCCCTTGTCCACCCTGAGCCATGCCAAGCGCATCACCGGGCCGGAATATATTCAGCGTTACAACGTCTTCCGCACGGTGGAGATCAATGCGGCGACCCCGGCCGGATACAGCTCCGGCCAGACCATGGACGCCATGGAGGAAGTCGCCCGGCAGAACCTGCCCGACGGCTACGGCTTCGACTGGACGGCCATCGCCTACCAGGAGAAGTACGCCGGGGGCCAGACCGGGCTGATCTTCGTCCTGGCCATCGTCATGGTCTTCCTGGTCCTGGCCGCGCAGTACGAGAGCTGGACCACGCCGTTCGCGGTCATCCTCTGCGTCCCGCTGGGCATCTTCGGCGGCATGTCGGCCCAGTGGTTGCGCGGGCTGGATAACAACGTCTATGCCCAAGTCGGGCTGATTATGCTCATCGGCCTGGCCGCCAAGAACGCGATCATGATCGTGGAATACGCCAAGGATAAACACGACGCGGGCATGTCCATCCTGGAGGCGGCCAAGGCTGCGGCGGCTTTGCGTTTCCGGCCCATCCTGATGACCTCGTTCGCCTTCATCCTGGGCGTCATCCCGCTGGTTCGGGCCTCGGGCGCGGGGTCGGCCAGCCGTCACGCGCTGGGCACCTCGGTCTTCGGCGGCATGATCGCGGCCACGCTCCTCGGCGTGCTTGTGGTTCCCTCCCTGTACACCGCCATCCAGGGCGCGGGTTCCTGGATTGGCCGATTCCTGCGGCGGGAAGGCATAGCCAACAAGAAAGAAAAATAG
- a CDS encoding efflux RND transporter periplasmic adaptor subunit: protein MVNSVLRSVTVGCVALLFSLALAGCSGSDKKKAEQAIEQDPVPMKVVKAEVRDVPSWGEWVGQISAHETVEVRARVAGFLIEKNFEEGRSVKKGDLLFVIDPKPFQEDLKQAQSGLEYNQALYNKAAKDLKRFKKLFDEGVVSRDEFESYQTQAATYKAQLADNKAKVENARIQLGYTKIYSPIDGVIGRVQVDVGNLVGQGENTLLATISTMDPVYVSFNVSEGDYIRAMRDKKARESGDRPIRLILADGGEYSQPGSYDMINPTVDPQTGTLGIRVLFPNPGNLLKPGQYAKVRVRVANHENAVVIPARAIMDVQGMKSVYLVDADGTIRNQPVKLGTESINLAVVTEGVKAGDMLLSEGINRVKPGMKIKPMVVPMDSGEQAQPAAQDGEQTQPAAQDGDGNAAAPVPDEGQSGSDNAKTGAE from the coding sequence ATGGTGAACTCTGTTTTGCGTTCCGTGACGGTCGGCTGTGTCGCATTGCTCTTTTCCTTGGCCCTGGCGGGTTGCTCCGGTAGCGATAAGAAAAAGGCCGAGCAGGCAATCGAGCAGGACCCGGTGCCCATGAAGGTCGTCAAGGCCGAAGTCCGCGATGTGCCCAGTTGGGGCGAATGGGTCGGTCAGATCAGTGCCCACGAGACCGTGGAGGTCCGGGCGCGGGTGGCCGGTTTCTTGATCGAGAAAAATTTCGAGGAGGGCCGGAGCGTGAAGAAGGGCGATCTGCTCTTCGTCATCGACCCCAAGCCTTTCCAAGAGGACCTGAAGCAGGCCCAGTCCGGCCTGGAATACAATCAGGCCCTCTACAACAAGGCCGCCAAGGACCTGAAGCGTTTCAAGAAGCTTTTTGACGAGGGTGTGGTCAGCCGCGACGAGTTCGAAAGCTACCAGACCCAGGCGGCCACCTACAAAGCCCAGTTGGCCGACAACAAGGCCAAGGTCGAGAACGCCCGTATCCAGCTCGGCTACACCAAGATCTATTCGCCGATCGACGGCGTCATCGGCCGCGTCCAGGTGGACGTCGGCAACCTGGTGGGCCAGGGCGAGAACACCCTGCTGGCGACCATTTCCACCATGGATCCGGTTTACGTCAGTTTCAACGTCAGCGAGGGCGACTACATCCGGGCCATGCGCGACAAGAAGGCTCGCGAGTCCGGTGACCGGCCCATTCGGCTGATCCTGGCCGACGGCGGCGAGTACAGTCAGCCGGGCAGCTACGACATGATCAACCCGACCGTGGACCCGCAGACCGGAACTTTGGGCATCCGGGTGCTCTTCCCCAATCCCGGGAACCTGCTCAAGCCCGGCCAGTATGCCAAGGTCCGCGTGCGCGTCGCCAACCACGAGAACGCGGTGGTCATTCCTGCGCGCGCGATCATGGACGTTCAGGGCATGAAGTCCGTGTACCTGGTGGACGCCGACGGGACCATCCGGAACCAGCCGGTCAAGCTCGGCACCGAGTCCATAAATCTGGCCGTGGTGACCGAGGGCGTCAAAGCCGGGGACATGCTTTTGTCCGAGGGCATCAACCGGGTCAAGCCGGGCATGAAGATCAAGCCGATGGTGGTTCCCATGGATTCCGGCGAGCAGGCACAGCCTGCGGCCCAGGACGGCGAACAGACACAGCCCGCGGCCCAGGACGGTGACGGAAACGCGGCCGCGCCCGTGCCCGACGAAGGGCAGAGCGGTTCCGACAACGCGAAGACCGGGGCGGAGTAG
- a CDS encoding DUF1844 domain-containing protein: MGENTCKENPMKGIPLGINFTTFIYSLSSSALVALGEAADPGTGKVQFNKELAKHTIDVLGMLKQKFDNGLEEDEKKLLCEIVYNLRMAYVNKTK; encoded by the coding sequence ATGGGCGAGAACACCTGCAAAGAAAACCCCATGAAGGGCATCCCCCTAGGCATCAATTTCACCACCTTCATCTATTCTCTATCGTCCTCGGCCCTGGTCGCCCTGGGCGAGGCGGCCGACCCGGGCACGGGCAAGGTCCAGTTCAACAAAGAACTGGCCAAGCACACCATCGACGTGCTCGGCATGCTCAAGCAGAAATTCGACAACGGCCTGGAAGAAGACGAAAAAAAACTTCTGTGCGAGATCGTGTACAATCTGCGGATGGCCTACGTTAACAAGACAAAATAG
- the argC gene encoding N-acetyl-gamma-glutamyl-phosphate reductase — protein sequence MSQIIKAGLVGVTGYTGMELARLMVHHSSMELVRATSRSEAGKKLADVYPFLNRLPLGELVITQPDAADLAEECDVVFLAVPHKTAMEIAAELLEAGVKVVDLSADFRINDKAVYEAWYQVEHTRADLLGEAVYGLPELYLDKIMGARLIANPGCYPTSAILGLAPALSAGLVETDGIVIDAKSGASGAGRGAKVPNLFCEVADSFRAYSLPTHRHTPEIEQEISKLAGTGITVSFNTHLLPIDRGILSTIYTRLKDETSLDAVHAIYADFYSDKPLVRVLPKGQLPETRFVRGTVFCDIGLVVDPRTGRLIILSAIDNLCRGASGQALMNANLICGLDIDEGLPMAPMMP from the coding sequence ATGTCTCAGATCATCAAGGCCGGGCTGGTGGGCGTCACCGGCTACACCGGCATGGAACTGGCCCGGCTCATGGTTCACCACTCCTCCATGGAGCTGGTCCGGGCCACTTCCCGGTCCGAAGCGGGCAAGAAACTCGCCGACGTCTATCCCTTCCTCAACCGGCTGCCGCTGGGCGAACTGGTCATCACCCAACCCGACGCCGCCGACCTGGCCGAGGAATGCGACGTGGTCTTCCTGGCCGTGCCGCACAAGACCGCCATGGAAATCGCGGCCGAACTGCTCGAAGCGGGGGTCAAGGTCGTGGACCTGTCCGCCGATTTCCGCATCAACGACAAGGCCGTCTACGAGGCCTGGTACCAAGTCGAGCACACCCGCGCCGACCTGCTCGGCGAAGCGGTCTACGGTCTGCCCGAGCTGTATCTGGACAAAATCATGGGCGCGCGGCTCATCGCCAATCCCGGCTGCTATCCGACTTCCGCCATTCTCGGCCTGGCTCCGGCCCTTTCCGCCGGACTGGTGGAGACGGACGGCATCGTCATCGACGCCAAGTCCGGGGCCTCGGGCGCGGGCCGGGGAGCCAAGGTCCCCAACCTGTTCTGCGAGGTGGCCGACTCGTTCCGGGCCTACAGCCTGCCCACTCACCGGCATACCCCGGAGATCGAACAGGAAATTTCCAAGCTGGCCGGGACCGGGATCACGGTCTCGTTCAACACCCACCTGCTGCCCATCGACCGGGGCATCCTGTCCACCATCTACACCCGGCTCAAGGACGAGACGTCCCTGGACGCGGTGCACGCGATCTACGCCGACTTTTACTCCGACAAGCCACTGGTGCGCGTGCTGCCCAAGGGACAGCTGCCCGAGACCCGGTTCGTGCGCGGCACGGTCTTCTGCGACATCGGGCTGGTCGTCGATCCGCGCACGGGGCGGCTGATCATCCTGTCCGCCATCGACAATCTCTGCCGGGGCGCGTCCGGCCAGGCGCTGATGAACGCCAACCTCATCTGCGGTCTGGACATAGACGAGGGGCTGCCCATGGCCCCCATGATGCCCTAG
- a CDS encoding nitroreductase family protein, whose amino-acid sequence MEFNEILEKRRAINFFDPSRDVPEDLLRTVLAEAGQAPSSFNLQPWKVKIVRDPERKAALRALAFDQPKVTEAPVVLIVLADRDGWKEGNPTFEGHFTHNMKPEQRDYLVNSAKSLYGGSPDASLAFATKNAGLFAMSFMYAACAHGLDTHPMDGFDREAVRKEFDIPDNYWLAMLIAVGHRTPDLVVHPKAWRQSVDDMILK is encoded by the coding sequence ATGGAATTCAATGAAATTCTTGAAAAGCGACGCGCCATCAATTTCTTTGACCCCTCCCGGGACGTGCCCGAGGACCTGCTGCGCACCGTATTGGCCGAGGCGGGCCAAGCCCCGTCCAGCTTCAACCTCCAGCCGTGGAAGGTGAAGATCGTCCGCGACCCGGAACGCAAGGCCGCCCTGCGGGCCCTGGCCTTCGACCAGCCCAAGGTGACCGAAGCCCCGGTGGTACTCATCGTCCTGGCCGACCGCGACGGCTGGAAGGAAGGCAACCCCACCTTTGAAGGCCATTTCACGCACAACATGAAGCCGGAGCAACGCGACTATCTGGTCAATTCCGCCAAGTCCCTGTACGGCGGCTCCCCGGACGCCTCCCTGGCCTTTGCCACGAAAAACGCCGGGCTGTTCGCCATGTCCTTCATGTATGCGGCCTGCGCCCATGGCCTGGATACCCACCCCATGGACGGTTTTGACCGCGAGGCGGTGCGCAAGGAATTCGACATCCCGGACAACTACTGGCTGGCCATGCTCATTGCCGTGGGCCACCGCACGCCGGACCTGGTCGTTCACCCCAAGGCCTGGCGTCAGTCCGTCGATGATATGATCTTGAAGTAA
- a CDS encoding tRNA-binding protein: protein METISWNDFEKVELRVGTIVKVEPFPEARVPAYKLLVDFGESVGTRKSSAQITNLYNPEDLVGKQVVGVVNFPPKQIGPMRSECLVTGFYSEDGVVLAVPDQPCPNGLKLG from the coding sequence ATGGAAACCATATCCTGGAATGATTTCGAAAAAGTGGAACTGCGCGTGGGCACCATCGTCAAGGTGGAGCCTTTTCCCGAGGCCCGTGTTCCGGCCTACAAGCTGCTTGTGGATTTCGGCGAATCCGTTGGCACCCGCAAGTCCAGCGCCCAGATCACCAATCTTTACAACCCCGAAGACCTGGTCGGCAAACAGGTCGTCGGCGTGGTCAACTTCCCGCCCAAGCAGATCGGCCCCATGCGCTCCGAATGCCTGGTCACCGGCTTCTATAGCGAGGACGGCGTGGTCCTCGCCGTCCCCGACCAGCCTTGCCCCAATGGCCTCAAGTTGGGATAG
- a CDS encoding 4Fe-4S ferredoxin: MKTRPYPAWISRLFIFLVAALSFTGLTQMPLAKRYALTTIPGMAWTGDFYLVHKIHYVLGAMLLFLAALAAVNWLKGWGRTLRLTGLGAARVAVVGGLLLSGLLRVYRNLPGVTLDPAYILTIEWAHLILFMVLGVLALVALMRGVSAYAVRK; this comes from the coding sequence ATGAAGACTAGACCCTATCCGGCTTGGATATCCCGGCTGTTCATTTTCCTCGTGGCCGCCCTGAGCTTCACCGGGCTCACGCAGATGCCGTTGGCCAAGCGCTACGCCCTGACCACCATTCCGGGCATGGCCTGGACCGGCGATTTCTACCTGGTCCACAAAATCCACTACGTGCTCGGGGCCATGCTCCTTTTCCTGGCGGCCCTGGCGGCCGTCAATTGGCTCAAGGGGTGGGGGCGCACGCTCCGCCTGACCGGCCTGGGCGCGGCCCGTGTCGCCGTGGTCGGCGGCCTGCTCCTGTCCGGCCTGTTGCGCGTCTACCGCAACCTGCCCGGCGTTACCCTGGACCCGGCGTACATCCTGACCATCGAATGGGCGCACCTTATCCTGTTCATGGTCCTGGGCGTTCTGGCGTTGGTCGCCTTGATGCGCGGCGTCTCGGCCTACGCCGTGCGAAAATAG